A window of Rubricoccus marinus contains these coding sequences:
- the arsA gene encoding arsenical pump-driving ATPase, translating to MLSFIESPTPTLFFTGKGGVGKTSLACATAVALADAGRRVLLVSTDPASNLADVLGAPVGPTASDVATVPGLRALNVDPEAAAREYRERVVGPMRGVLPDDALRGIEEGLSGACTTEIAAFDRFASMLAGEGEASGADVVVFDTAPTGHTLRLLELPAAWSGFIDENPGGASCLGPASGLETQRERYQAAAQALRDPARTILVLVARPEPSALAEAARSAAELSALGVAGQRLVVNGMFQATDPGDPLAAAIERQAQVSLEEFPASLAALPVETLALRPHNLVGLSALRDLASGHEARPLPQEVSSSVLPSEVGDLAAIVDEVEADGKGLVLVMGKGGVGKTTVAAAVAAELAGRGHAVHLTTTDPAAHLSDTLGDDVPGQISVSRIDPAEETRRYTERVLRTKGASLDSDALQILFEDLRSPCTEEVAVFHAFSRAVGQAARGFVVMDTAPTGHTLLLLDATGSYHREVLRSSGLPDGRVTTPLMRLQDPAFTRVLVVTLAETTPVREAAALQADLQRAGVEPFAWVVNRSLAAARPTDPLLAARAAAEGPEIEAVARDHAPTGPDGPRLAVLPYLPEPPVGASRLRALAGDAVLV from the coding sequence ATGCTGTCCTTTATCGAGTCCCCAACACCCACTCTCTTCTTTACGGGCAAGGGCGGCGTTGGCAAAACGTCTCTGGCGTGCGCGACGGCTGTTGCGCTCGCCGACGCCGGCCGCCGCGTGCTTCTCGTCTCGACCGATCCTGCCTCCAACCTTGCCGACGTGCTCGGTGCGCCCGTAGGGCCGACGGCCTCTGACGTCGCGACGGTTCCAGGCTTGCGAGCTCTCAACGTAGATCCCGAAGCGGCCGCCCGCGAGTACCGCGAGCGCGTCGTGGGCCCCATGCGAGGCGTGTTACCTGATGATGCCTTGAGGGGCATCGAGGAAGGCCTCTCAGGTGCCTGCACGACTGAAATCGCCGCGTTCGACCGCTTCGCATCGATGTTGGCAGGTGAGGGCGAGGCCTCTGGCGCCGACGTGGTCGTGTTTGACACGGCTCCAACGGGGCACACACTCCGGCTTCTCGAACTGCCTGCGGCATGGAGCGGCTTTATCGATGAGAACCCCGGCGGGGCTTCGTGCCTGGGACCTGCAAGTGGGCTGGAAACTCAGCGCGAGAGGTATCAGGCAGCGGCCCAAGCGCTTCGCGATCCCGCGCGAACGATCCTGGTGTTGGTGGCACGGCCCGAGCCGTCAGCGCTCGCAGAAGCGGCGCGATCCGCGGCGGAGCTCTCCGCGCTTGGCGTGGCAGGGCAGCGACTGGTCGTCAACGGCATGTTCCAGGCGACAGACCCAGGAGACCCTCTCGCAGCGGCAATCGAACGTCAGGCACAGGTTTCGCTAGAAGAGTTCCCTGCGTCACTCGCGGCGCTTCCAGTTGAGACCCTCGCGCTCCGGCCTCATAACTTGGTCGGGTTGTCGGCGCTCCGGGACTTGGCCTCCGGTCACGAAGCTCGTCCTCTACCCCAAGAGGTGAGTTCTTCAGTGCTCCCGAGCGAGGTTGGCGACCTCGCGGCAATCGTAGACGAAGTGGAGGCCGACGGAAAGGGGCTCGTCCTCGTGATGGGCAAAGGCGGCGTGGGAAAAACGACCGTTGCCGCAGCTGTTGCCGCCGAACTCGCCGGGCGAGGCCACGCCGTTCACCTCACGACGACCGACCCGGCGGCGCACCTGAGCGACACACTAGGTGATGACGTGCCAGGCCAGATTTCCGTGAGCCGGATAGATCCGGCCGAGGAGACTCGCCGCTACACCGAGCGCGTGCTCCGAACAAAGGGGGCGAGCCTCGATAGCGACGCCCTACAGATCCTCTTCGAGGATCTGCGGAGCCCGTGCACCGAGGAGGTCGCCGTGTTTCACGCCTTCAGCCGCGCTGTTGGTCAGGCCGCGCGTGGGTTTGTGGTGATGGACACAGCGCCGACCGGCCACACTCTCTTGCTCCTCGACGCGACGGGCAGCTACCACCGCGAGGTCTTGCGGTCGAGCGGGCTTCCCGACGGACGCGTGACGACGCCGCTGATGCGCCTCCAGGACCCTGCGTTTACTCGCGTTTTGGTCGTCACCCTTGCGGAGACCACGCCGGTTCGTGAGGCCGCTGCGCTTCAAGCGGACCTCCAACGTGCTGGCGTTGAGCCGTTCGCGTGGGTTGTCAACCGCTCGCTCGCTGCCGCCCGTCCAACCGATCCGCTGCTCGCGGCCCGGGCTGCGGCAGAGGGACCAGA